A window of Maioricimonas rarisocia genomic DNA:
TTCTCGCGATTGACGCCCGCGGGATTGGCGGGGACCGCTTTCGCAGGTGGAGGATTCGGCGTCGGCTTGTTGGCGATCGTTTCCGGCGCATCGCTCCCGCCACCACAGCCGCTCAAGACGAAAATGGCGAGCAGAACCAGTCGTGGAGCCGTCATCGATTTCATGGTTGCCTCTCCGTTTCCGGGCCGGGGTGACTCATTCATTCTGTGGTGCCCTCTTCGTGATGACAACCGTGGGTCTCACGCCACGTTCCGAGTCGCCGACTCCAGCAACTCGTCAAATCCGGCCATCTCGCCAATCGTCGCAGCCAGTTCCGGCGCGACAAACACCCGCACCTGTTTCACGTAGTCGTCGAACTGTTTACGGGCCAGCGCATCGACGACGGGCGACACTTGCTGGAACGGCCGATAGACGCCTTCCTTCCCGAAGTAGACGTCGATCGCGAACTCGATTTCCCGATGAGGTGGCGGTGCATCGATCAGCACATCGGTTGGAGGCACCGGCCGGCCGAGTTCCGACGACAGACACTCTGCCAATGCGGTCGCACAATTCACCAGCGTCGTGTAGGGCCGCCCGGCCAGTCGCTCGTAGATCGCTGCCGCCTGGTAGTGATTGTACTCCGCGGCCCGCTTGTACAGTCGACGCTGCCGACCGAACACTCCCTCGAGCAACCCTTCACAGGGGGTACCCCGTCCCGCTTGCCGCAATCGATCGATCATGTCCGCATCCGATGAACCAAATAGCGCGCGCAGATCGAACTTTTCATGAAGCTCGTAAAAACTGCGGGCGAACATGCTCGTCGCCGCCCGGACCGCGTGATGCCAGTACACCTCGCTGAACATCACGTACCGGGCGAAGACCATCAGCTCGGCGGCCGTCTTCCCCTTTGACGTGATCGCCAGGCCGTCGCCTGCCTCGTTGACGACCAGCGACTGGATCAGCCGCTGTTTATCGAAGTGCCTCCCGTACGGCACGCCGCAGTGCAGGCTGTCCCGGTCCAGATAGTCCAGCTTGTCGACGTCAATCGGTCCCGAGAGGATCGACCGCAGCAGGCGCAGTCGGGGGGAGTCGGTGCGGGCCGAGAGCACATCGAGCACCTCCTCCGGATCGATCCCCCAGACGTCCCGCAGCACACGCGGCAGCTCGCCGTACCCGAGCAGAAACCGGGCCGCGTACTCCTCGTGCGGCGGCATCTCGACGAGCGCCATATCCTCGATTGGATGGCAGAACGGCCAGTGTCCCAGATCGTGCAGCAGTGCGGCGACGATCAGTAACTCTGCCGAGCGACGGTCGATTACCGCGCGAAACCGTTCGTCCTTCGACAGTCGCTGCAGGTACCTCAGCGCGTTGTGGTATACGCCCAGCGCATGTTCGAACCGCGTATGCCGGGCACCGGGATAGACGCGGGAAACCAGTCCCAACTGGCTGATCTCCGCCAGCCGCTGGAACTCCGGCGTGTCCACAATGGCCCGCACGCGGGGCGTGAATGGAACGTTCTGCTCCATCGGAACGCGAATCAGATTCCGGCCCGATTCGAGGTCGGACAGCTCCGGAATCGTGTCAAACTCGTCGGTCATGGTCTTCAAGATCAGAAAGTGCCGGTGACGCGGCCGCATTTCCGTTGCCTCGGCTGACCGGCCACCGCTGAGCTATTGTACATCGAGCGGGGAACATACCATATCGTCAGCCGAACGCACCCGATCCCCGGACGCGAGTCTGATGAACGCTCCCGCCGACACTCCCCAACCCGCGATGCCACCGTCACCTCGACGTTGTCTGATCAGTCTGGCCCTCGGCACGCTCGCGGCAGCCCTCGCCGTGCAGGCCGTCCTCGAACAGCCGCAACTGGCAGGTGGTTTCGTCAGCGAACTGCTCTGGACAGCGATCGTGCAGATGACCGGCGGCGAGTTCCTCTCGCAGGGAGGTTCCGTCGTCGGGGCGATTGTTCCACTGGTTCCGGTGCTGATCCCGTTTGTCCTGCTGACGGCGATCGCCTGGCCGGCCGCGGCCGCGTTCCGCAAGTCGCCGGCCGGATCGACCTTCACCGATCGCCTGCTGATCTGGGGAACGCGTGGCTGGAACTGGTGGTTCCTTCCCGGCATCTGGTTTCTCGCCTGGTACGCCGTGCTGATCGCCAGCTGGGAAGCCGGCATGGCGCTCGTCGCCAGTCTGCTCGCCTTCACGCTCTCGATCACGATCGCCGGCTGGGCTACGACGGCGCTGACGTTCGGAACCGGATCGTCACCCCGGCCCATCGTTGCCGACGCTGCCCCGAAGCCTTCACGCGGAATCCTTATCGGACTCGTCGCAGCCGTAGCGATCTACACTCTCATCTTCACCGCTCTGAACTGGGGACTCTGGTTCAACCTGCGGATTCCCCACGGCGACTCGGCAATGTACGAGGAACACCTGTGGA
This region includes:
- a CDS encoding HD domain-containing protein; amino-acid sequence: MTDEFDTIPELSDLESGRNLIRVPMEQNVPFTPRVRAIVDTPEFQRLAEISQLGLVSRVYPGARHTRFEHALGVYHNALRYLQRLSKDERFRAVIDRRSAELLIVAALLHDLGHWPFCHPIEDMALVEMPPHEEYAARFLLGYGELPRVLRDVWGIDPEEVLDVLSARTDSPRLRLLRSILSGPIDVDKLDYLDRDSLHCGVPYGRHFDKQRLIQSLVVNEAGDGLAITSKGKTAAELMVFARYVMFSEVYWHHAVRAATSMFARSFYELHEKFDLRALFGSSDADMIDRLRQAGRGTPCEGLLEGVFGRQRRLYKRAAEYNHYQAAAIYERLAGRPYTTLVNCATALAECLSSELGRPVPPTDVLIDAPPPHREIEFAIDVYFGKEGVYRPFQQVSPVVDALARKQFDDYVKQVRVFVAPELAATIGEMAGFDELLESATRNVA